The Mytilus galloprovincialis chromosome 4, xbMytGall1.hap1.1, whole genome shotgun sequence genome contains a region encoding:
- the LOC143070566 gene encoding chemokine XC receptor 1-like, which produces MNTTEEFNVSFMTTSSTVQPSPAYSSIIDIYEHHIPVLYVISKSKILLYIFGFPANVLSCILWLRSPLRHSSGCYFAALAVSDDIFLALSVVLELQNTWKIDTLNLPIVCEMFPVFYLAVQYLSPLLTLAFTVERYISIRFPLKRREFCTVKRAKLVIFCLSVFVVLVSLIQSYFWKYIHGVCELREEVNDFRTNWNWVTESTMFIIVPFLILIFNIIVIYTMRQTKKRVKKLYGPIPPRKRTANTNTLLVVSFYLIITTLPVSVTYILSDHFLVCCLKQLSYEFIENNSVWQRHLNFTVAREIVYLFGISHYAFNFILYLSTGRKFRRELKKLFRKLTKSCSKSCSSRDS; this is translated from the coding sequence ATGAATACGACGGAGGAATTCAATGTCAGTTTTATGACGACGTCATCGACAGTACAACCAAGTCCAGCGTATTCATCaataatagatatatatgaaCACCATATCCCAGTACTTTATGTTATCTCAAAATCAAAGATTCTCCTCTACATATTTGGATTTCCTGCAAATGTTTTGTCATGTATACTTTGGTTACGTTCGCCTTTACGTCATTCATCTGGATGTTATTTTGCCGCTCTAGCTGTATCAGACGACATTTTCTTGGCTTTGTCTGTTGTCCTAGAGCTTCAAAACACGTGGAAAATAGACACCCTTAACCTTCCGATCGTATGTGAGATGTTTCCGGTATTCTATCTGGCCGTTCAGTATTTATCTCCGCTTCTGACGTTGGCATTTACTGTTGAAAGGTATATTTCCATACGCTTTCCATTAAAACGTCGAGAATTTTGTACAGTTAAAAGAGCAAAGTTGGTTATATTTTGCCTATCAGTTTTTGTGGTATTAGTTTCACTGATACAATCATATTTTTGGAAGTACATTCACGGAGTGTGCGAGCTTCGTGAAGAGGTGAATGATTTTAGAACAAACTGGAACTGGGTAACGGAATCCACAATGTTCATTATAGTACcttttctcattttaattttcaacattatAGTTATTTATACTATGAGACAAACAAAGAAAAGAGTTAAAAAGTTATATGGACCAATTCCTCCGCGAAAGCGAACAGCAAATACGAACACGTTGTTGGTTGTTTCTTTCTATTTGATCATAACGACACTGCCTGTGAGCGTAACATACATTTTATCCGACCATTTTCTAGTGTGCTGCCTAAAGCAGTTGAGTTACgagtttattgaaaataatagtGTTTGGCAGCGACATTTAAACTTTACTGTCGCCAGGGAAATAGTATACCTCTTTGGAATATCTCATTATGCTTTTAActttattctatatttatcaACGGGAAGAAAATTCAGACGAGAACTAAAAAAACTATTTAGAAAACTCACAAAATCTTGTTCAAAATCTTGTTCCTCACGAGATAGTTAG